One part of the Nematostella vectensis chromosome 8, jaNemVect1.1, whole genome shotgun sequence genome encodes these proteins:
- the LOC5515205 gene encoding steroid 17-alpha-hydroxylase/17,20 lyase yields MAPLELLSSLTQLLTLSNVFLFVLFALLLNFVLGLYEFRGMPPGPRYTRLPVIGNFMNFDYREEDLRNMTKSLRRAYGGVFAVQAGSFRMVFVTTPKAVKEVLVTRSADYAGRPPFYSFIDSSLGGKGLALGNYGPAWRLHRKLFTSSLRQYLSDIPLFESRVAEQARKLLKYFEDQQSQPFDPADKIRQSVADVICGITFGDKFNSTHPAFDSFFRGVVSDMDDPELTAAIGLLDLFSWAQYLPFEAYKEMRKGNEKAYDVLRMLLDQGKKTYDDTQPARDLMTALLQERVKAEAENEEQKQVLLADDYLLNQLGDMFIAGYETTSTSLRWAITFLVNYPEYQEEIYQQLDQVIGPDRMPTLADRPQLAIIQATIMEVLRVGNVADMALPHYTLKDTLLCGYRVPKDTVVLVDLMSVHMDPGCWDNPTQFNPHRHLTDKGELITSQGNFLPFSAGRRVCAGESLAKVELFLFLSWMLHKFRFVGEEGKPPPTMEVNSGFTQSPKKYKIRAIKRN; encoded by the exons ATGGCGCCTCTTGAGCTACTTTCTTCGCTCACTCAGCTCCTAACTTTGAGTAATGTCTTTCTTTTCGTGTTATTCGCACTCCTGCTGAACTTCGTATTGGGTTTGTACGAGTTTCGAGGCATGCCTCCGGGACCTCGGTACACCAGACTTCCCGTGATCGGAAATTTTATGAACTTCGACTACAGGGAAGAAGATTTACGAAATATGACCAAAAG CTTAAGGAGGGCTTACGGAGGTGTATTTGCTGTGCAAGCCGGCAGCTTTAGGATGGTGTTTGTAACCACGCCCAAGGCCGTGAAAGAAGTGCTGGTGACCAGGTCAGCAGATTATGCGGGCCGACCTCCGTTCTACAGTTTTATCGACTCATCTTTAG GCGGTAAAGGTTTAGCTCTTGGAAATTATGGGCCAGCATGGAGACTGCACCGCAAGTTATTCACCTCATCCCTTCGTCAGTACCTGAGCGACATCCCACTCTTTGAGTCTCGAGTCGCAGAACAAGCCAGAAAGCTGTTGAAATACTTTGAAGACCAACAAAGCCAACCATTTGACCCTGCGGATAAGATAAGGCAGAGCGTAGCGGATGTTATCTGTGGAATAACGTTTGGCGATAAGTTCAACTCAACGCACCCAGCGTTCGACAGTTTTTTCCGTGGAGTTGTGTCAGATATGGACGATCCTGAATTGACCGCTGCAATTGGGctgttagacttgttttcttggGCACAATATCTTCCGTTCGAGGCGTATAAAGAAATGAGAAAGGGGAATGAGAAAGCGTATGATGTTCTTCGTATGTTGCTAGACCAAGGCAAGAAGACGTATGATGACACGCAACCCGCGCGTGATCTGATGACTGCCTTACTTCAAGAGAGAGTAAAAGCTGAGGCTGAGAACGAAGAGCAGAAGCAGGTGTTACTGGCTGATGATTACCTGTTAAACCAGCTTGGGGACATGTTCATTGCTGGCTACGAGACGACCAGCACCTCTCTTCGCTGGGCCATTACGTTCCTGGTCAACTATCCGGAGTATCAGGAAGAGATTTACCAACAGTTAGATCAG GTAATTGGACCAGATCGAATGCCGACACTCGCCGACCGACCCCAGTTAGCCATCATTCAAGCCACTATTATGGAAGTCCTTCGTGTTGGAAACGTTGCCGATATGGCTCTTCCTCATTACACGCTGAAGGATACGTTGCtgtgtggttaccgtgtgccAAAGGACACGGTTGTCTTGGTGGATTTGATGTCTGTCCATATGGACCCGGGGTGCTGGGACAACCCGACACAGTTCAACCCCCACCGACATCTCACTGACAAAG GTGAGCTGATCACAAGCCAAGGGAACTTTCTGCCATTCTCCGCGGGCAGACGTGTGTGTGCTGGTGAATCTCTCGCTAAAGTCGAGCTCTTCCTCTTTCTCTCCTGGATGCTGCACAAATTCCGCTTCGTTGGGGAAGAAGGGAAGCCGCCTCCTACCATGGAGGTCAACTCGGGGTTTACGCAGAGTCCAAAGAAATACAAGATTCGTGCTATTAAGCGAAACTAA